The Arcobacter lacus genome includes a region encoding these proteins:
- a CDS encoding phage tail tape measure protein produces the protein MAVTELVNKISFVGSLQPLERLNAGLSTSIKAIGLSSVAYGTMAVALNSWVDKTTEAIYQTTNLSKELGVNVESMQQWEYVAKMNGSTADALQSSIGGLSERIGEYAKFDSGEGKEVFEKLGISVKDAEGKIKSADVVMQDLAKSMQGLNVSEQRSIVAKLGIDESMLQTLRLTDTQINHLKDSASAWGLVTEEQAEELTKYKRSLTDLGYGFDAVKTQLAIALAPAMKEAIDTFKEFFKENRESIQEGLNKTIDVIMSFGSALINIGGLIYDVIDNTVGFNNVLLILGARLLYVNRAMFLNPLGLFVAGVILAIGVIGDLIVAFKGGESVIADFFASFNIDIVKALTGAFDILKGTWNGLIAIALKLSESVLALFAILEKGGKFVGLDFGLGIEEQYLKIKALREEYEKLSKNQIKGALENGIKIDSTKGIGSVLEKNSNPLNYNDLGNVHLPPNVPILKDNALLPNNIANNTNTATTNNNTQNNNIKIDVKSDNPTIAGQTVVDSLNKQISNANKQFDVGGR, from the coding sequence TGGTTTATCATCAGTAGCTTATGGAACAATGGCAGTAGCTTTAAATTCATGGGTAGATAAAACGACAGAAGCTATTTATCAAACAACAAATTTATCAAAAGAATTGGGTGTTAATGTCGAATCTATGCAACAATGGGAATATGTTGCAAAAATGAATGGTTCAACAGCTGATGCATTACAATCTTCAATAGGTGGGCTAAGTGAAAGAATAGGAGAGTATGCGAAGTTTGATAGTGGAGAGGGTAAAGAAGTTTTTGAAAAGTTAGGAATATCAGTAAAAGATGCAGAGGGTAAAATAAAAAGTGCTGATGTAGTAATGCAAGATTTAGCTAAATCTATGCAAGGATTAAATGTTTCAGAACAAAGAAGTATTGTTGCTAAACTTGGAATTGATGAAAGTATGCTGCAAACTTTAAGATTAACAGATACTCAAATTAATCATTTAAAAGATAGTGCTAGTGCATGGGGATTAGTTACAGAAGAACAAGCAGAAGAATTAACAAAATATAAAAGAAGTTTAACAGATTTAGGATATGGATTTGATGCAGTTAAAACACAATTGGCTATTGCTCTTGCTCCAGCAATGAAAGAAGCTATTGATACTTTTAAAGAATTTTTTAAAGAAAATAGAGAGAGTATCCAAGAAGGGTTAAATAAAACTATTGATGTGATAATGTCTTTTGGTAGTGCATTGATTAATATTGGTGGGTTAATTTATGATGTAATTGATAATACGGTTGGTTTTAATAATGTTCTTCTAATTTTAGGGGCTAGACTATTGTATGTAAATAGAGCAATGTTTTTAAACCCTTTAGGATTATTTGTTGCTGGTGTTATTTTAGCTATTGGTGTAATTGGTGATTTAATTGTAGCTTTTAAAGGTGGCGAAAGTGTTATAGCTGATTTCTTTGCAAGTTTCAATATTGATATTGTAAAAGCTTTAACAGGTGCTTTTGATATATTAAAAGGAACATGGAATGGATTAATTGCAATTGCTTTAAAACTATCAGAAAGTGTATTAGCTTTATTTGCCATTTTAGAAAAAGGTGGTAAATTTGTAGGTTTAGATTTTGGATTAGGAATTGAAGAACAATATTTAAAAATTAAAGCATTAAGAGAAGAATATGAGAAGTTATCAAAAAACCAAATAAAAGGTGCTCTTGAAAATGGAATTAAAATTGATTCAACAAAAGGGATAGGAAGTGTTTTAGAAAAAAATTCAAATCCACTAAATTATAATGATTTAGGAAATGTACACTTACCACCAAATGTTCCTATACTAAAAGATAATGCACTTCTACCAAATAATATAGCAAATAATACTAACACGGCAACGACAAACAATAATACTCAGAACAATAACATTAAGATTGATGTAAAAAGTGATAATCCAACTATTGCGGGTCAAACTGTTGTTGATAGCTTAAATAAACAAATATCAAATGCAAATAAACAATTTGATGTTGGGGGTAGATAA